One Bacillus amyloliquefaciens DSM 7 = ATCC 23350 DNA window includes the following coding sequences:
- a CDS encoding PTS fructose transporter subunit IIABC translates to MKITELLTRDTIHLNIESKEKENVIDEMVTVLDKAGRLNDREAYKAAILNRESQSSTGIGEGIAIPHAKTASVINPAIAFGRSKEGVDYESLDGQPAHLVFMIAATEGANNTHLEALSRLSTLLMREEIRKQLLEAESEDAIIDIINQHDKDDDEEEEEQEEQAAPSGKGKILAVTACPTGIAHTFMAADALKEKAKELGVEIKVETNGSSGIKHKLTAQEIEDAPAIIVAADKQVEMERFKGKHVLQVPVTAGIRRPQELIEKAVNQDAPIYEGSGGGSSASNEDGPKQKSGTSIGSTFYKHLMSGVSNMLPFVVGGGILVAISFFWGIHSADPKDPTYNTFAAALNFIGSDNALKLIVAVLAGFIAMSIADRPGFAPGMVGGFMATQANAGFLGGLIAGFLAGYVVILLKKLFVFIPQSLDGLKPVLIYPLLGIFITGVLMQFVINTPVAAFMNFLTNWLESLGTGNLVLMGIILGGMMAIDMGGPLNKAAFTFGIAMIDAGNYAPHAAIMAGGMVPPLGIALATTFFRHKFSKRDREAGITCYFMGAAFVTEGAIPFAAADPLRVIPAAVIGSAVAGGLTEFFRVTLPAPHGGVFVAFITNHPLLYLLSIVIGAIVTAVILGIIKKPVEEK, encoded by the coding sequence GTGAAGATAACTGAGCTGTTAACAAGAGATACAATTCATCTCAATATAGAAAGCAAAGAGAAAGAAAACGTTATCGATGAAATGGTGACAGTGCTTGATAAAGCCGGCAGATTAAATGACAGAGAGGCTTACAAAGCAGCCATTTTAAATCGTGAAAGCCAAAGCTCGACGGGAATCGGCGAAGGCATTGCCATTCCTCACGCGAAAACGGCGAGCGTCATTAACCCGGCTATCGCATTCGGACGTTCAAAAGAAGGTGTGGATTATGAATCATTAGACGGTCAGCCGGCACACCTGGTCTTTATGATTGCGGCAACCGAAGGAGCGAATAATACGCACCTTGAGGCATTATCAAGACTTTCTACGCTTCTCATGCGTGAAGAAATCCGCAAACAGCTTCTTGAAGCTGAATCGGAAGACGCGATCATTGACATCATCAATCAGCATGACAAAGATGACGATGAGGAAGAAGAAGAGCAGGAAGAACAGGCAGCGCCCTCAGGAAAGGGCAAAATCCTTGCCGTCACGGCATGTCCGACGGGTATCGCCCATACATTCATGGCAGCTGACGCACTGAAGGAAAAAGCGAAAGAGCTCGGCGTCGAAATTAAAGTAGAGACAAACGGCTCAAGCGGTATTAAACATAAGCTGACGGCTCAGGAAATTGAAGACGCGCCTGCGATTATCGTAGCGGCTGATAAACAGGTTGAAATGGAGCGCTTTAAAGGCAAACATGTTCTTCAAGTGCCTGTAACGGCCGGTATCAGACGTCCTCAGGAACTGATTGAAAAAGCCGTTAATCAAGATGCGCCGATTTACGAGGGCAGCGGCGGGGGATCTTCCGCTTCAAATGAAGACGGTCCGAAACAGAAATCAGGCACAAGCATCGGAAGCACTTTCTATAAACACTTAATGAGCGGTGTCAGCAACATGCTGCCATTTGTCGTCGGCGGCGGAATCCTCGTTGCGATTTCATTCTTCTGGGGAATTCATTCAGCTGATCCGAAAGACCCGACATATAACACGTTTGCTGCAGCGCTGAACTTTATCGGCAGCGACAATGCGTTAAAACTGATTGTTGCAGTTCTTGCCGGATTCATTGCAATGAGTATTGCGGACCGTCCGGGATTTGCTCCGGGTATGGTCGGCGGATTTATGGCTACGCAGGCGAATGCCGGATTCTTAGGCGGGCTGATTGCCGGATTCTTAGCCGGTTATGTCGTGATCCTGCTGAAAAAGCTGTTCGTCTTTATCCCTCAGTCTCTTGACGGATTAAAACCTGTATTGATTTACCCGCTACTCGGTATTTTTATCACAGGTGTCCTGATGCAGTTTGTCATTAACACACCTGTAGCAGCGTTTATGAATTTCTTAACAAATTGGCTTGAAAGCCTTGGAACAGGCAACCTTGTTTTAATGGGTATTATTTTAGGCGGTATGATGGCTATCGACATGGGCGGCCCGCTCAATAAAGCGGCGTTCACTTTCGGAATTGCGATGATCGATGCCGGAAACTATGCGCCGCACGCTGCCATCATGGCAGGCGGAATGGTTCCGCCGCTTGGAATCGCACTGGCGACAACATTCTTTAGACACAAATTCTCTAAACGTGACCGTGAAGCCGGTATTACGTGCTACTTCATGGGAGCCGCTTTCGTTACAGAAGGCGCTATCCCGTTTGCAGCGGCTGATCCGCTTCGCGTCATCCCTGCAGCCGTTATCGGTTCTGCGGTAGCGGGCGGACTGACAGAATTTTTCCGGGTAACGCTTCCTGCACCGCACGGAGGAGTATTCGTTGCATTCATTACGAATCATCCGCTGCTCTACTTATTGAGCATCGTGATCGGAGCGATCGTGACGGCGGTTATCTTGGGAATCATCAAAAAGCCGGTTGAAGAGAAATAA
- the sipT gene encoding signal peptidase I sipT has product MTEEQKPTSEKSVKRKSNTYWEWGKAIIIAVALALLIRHFLFEPYLVEGSSMYPTLHDGERLFVNKSVNYIGEIERGDIVIINGDTSKVHYVKRLIGKPGETVEMKNDTLYINGKKIAEPYLASNKKEAKKLGVNLTGDFGPVKVPKGKYFVMGDNRLNSMDSRNGLGLIAENRIVGTSKFVFFPFHDMRQTK; this is encoded by the coding sequence TTGACTGAAGAACAAAAACCTACTTCTGAAAAATCGGTAAAAAGAAAATCCAACACGTATTGGGAATGGGGAAAGGCCATCATTATAGCAGTCGCACTTGCGCTGTTAATCCGCCATTTCCTGTTTGAACCGTACTTAGTGGAAGGATCATCAATGTACCCGACATTACATGACGGTGAACGGCTGTTTGTCAACAAAAGCGTCAATTATATCGGCGAAATCGAGCGGGGGGACATCGTCATTATTAACGGCGATACATCGAAAGTCCATTATGTAAAGCGGCTCATCGGAAAACCGGGAGAAACGGTTGAAATGAAAAATGACACGCTTTATATAAACGGCAAAAAAATCGCAGAACCGTACCTCGCGAGCAATAAAAAAGAAGCGAAAAAACTGGGAGTCAACCTGACGGGAGATTTTGGCCCCGTAAAGGTTCCGAAAGGCAAATACTTCGTCATGGGCGACAATCGGCTGAATTCAATGGACAGCCGGAACGGACTCGGTTTAATTGCCGAAAACCGGATCGTCGGCACCTCGAAGTTTGTGTTCTTCCCGTTTCATGATATGCGTCAGACAAAATAA